The following are encoded together in the Arcobacter aquimarinus genome:
- a CDS encoding c-type cytochrome: MKKIALLMACLFGLSYAAEYDPVRGEMLSLSCASCHGTNGKSEAITPSIAGMGKASLHQILLDYKSGKRTETMMQKHAKGFSDEELEQIAYFFSKIER, from the coding sequence ATGAAAAAAATTGCACTATTAATGGCGTGTCTATTTGGACTGTCTTATGCTGCTGAATATGATCCAGTACGAGGAGAAATGTTATCTCTATCTTGTGCTTCTTGTCATGGTACAAATGGAAAATCTGAAGCAATTACTCCGTCTATTGCAGGTATGGGTAAAGCTAGTTTACACCAAATTTTATTAGACTATAAAAGTGGTAAAAGAACTGAAACTATGATGCAAAAACATGCTAAAGGTTTTAGTGATGAAGAATTGGAGCAAATTGCTTATTTCTTTTCAAAAATTGAAAGATAA
- a CDS encoding Y-family DNA polymerase — translation MFLHLDIDCFFVSAHRSIDESLLHIPVAVGGRSNLNIFSSKKEIREISSNSGAFVSNILTNEGMKSFKEYFVDENGKTRGIITTASYEARAFGVKTAMSVNEALSLCPHLKMLAPNYPLYHELSSKLKEILIKEIPLVEQFSIDEFFGDVTGFINENEVVEFAYFLKKKIKDELNLPISIGIANTKYLSKLITEYAKPNGVKYVSLDDIPNFIRNIPIGEFPGIGKAFQDRLKGYGIKTLGDIKKNQKLFYSWKKPGIDLYNRICGIRDNKLSVEREKKSIGIGRTFDVIFDRNELRRRVMILCRYLCFLIKKANVNPLTYAIKIRYEYRIKSKNYINVNRIFNEMDFKNEMIKLFDITDNHKTHGIIQLNITVLNFAKVNEYTYNLFEYESDLKKRNLTNQMQKLRVKYGIDIVKSGFEIKEK, via the coding sequence ATGTTTTTACACTTAGATATAGATTGTTTTTTTGTTTCTGCTCATAGAAGTATTGATGAGAGTTTATTACATATTCCAGTTGCGGTTGGAGGACGAAGCAATCTTAATATTTTTTCATCAAAAAAAGAAATTAGAGAAATATCTTCTAATAGTGGAGCCTTTGTTAGTAATATTCTTACAAACGAAGGAATGAAAAGTTTTAAAGAGTATTTTGTCGATGAAAACGGGAAAACAAGAGGAATAATAACTACAGCTTCTTATGAAGCAAGAGCTTTTGGAGTTAAAACAGCTATGAGTGTAAATGAAGCATTGTCTTTGTGTCCACACTTAAAAATGTTGGCTCCAAATTACCCTTTATATCACGAATTATCATCAAAACTAAAAGAGATTTTAATAAAAGAAATACCTTTAGTAGAACAGTTTTCAATAGATGAATTTTTTGGAGATGTTACAGGTTTTATCAATGAAAATGAAGTAGTAGAATTTGCATATTTTTTAAAGAAAAAAATAAAAGATGAGTTAAATCTACCCATTTCTATAGGAATTGCAAATACCAAATATCTTTCAAAATTAATAACTGAATATGCAAAACCAAATGGAGTAAAATATGTAAGTTTGGATGATATTCCAAATTTCATAAGAAATATTCCAATAGGTGAATTTCCTGGTATTGGTAAAGCTTTTCAAGATAGATTAAAAGGATATGGAATAAAAACTTTAGGTGATATAAAAAAAAATCAAAAGTTATTTTATTCTTGGAAAAAACCAGGAATTGATTTGTACAATCGTATTTGTGGAATTAGAGATAATAAATTAAGTGTTGAAAGAGAAAAAAAATCAATAGGAATAGGAAGAACTTTTGATGTAATTTTTGATAGAAATGAATTAAGAAGAAGAGTTATGATTCTTTGTAGATATTTGTGTTTTTTAATAAAAAAAGCAAATGTTAATCCTTTGACTTATGCTATAAAAATAAGATACGAGTATAGAATTAAATCAAAAAATTATATAAATGTAAATAGGATTTTTAATGAAATGGATTTTAAAAATGAGATGATAAAACTTTTTGATATAACAGATAATCATAAAACCCATGGAATAATACAACTAAATATAACAGTTTTGAATTTTGCGAAAGTAAATGAATATACTTATAATCTTTTTGAGTATGAATCTGATTTAAAAAAAAGAAATCTTACAAATCAGATGCAAAAATTAAGGGTAAAATACGGTATAGATATTGTAAAAAGTGGATTTGAGATTAAAGAGAAATAA
- a CDS encoding NAD(P)/FAD-dependent oxidoreductase yields MINRRSFNKILLGTTALSLAACTGITEVSLPANKKRVVIVGGGFGGATAAKYIKRFSPDTEIILIEQNKEYFTCPFSNTVIAGMNKIDYIKHDYKTLEKKYNIIVMHEKVKKVDGATNTVILENGKVIPYTKAIVAPGIDFKYEKGYVEGSEKYAPHAYKAGEQTVLLTEQLHSMKDGGTFVMVAPQNPFRCPPGPYERISLVAHYLKENKPNSKIIILDQKNKFSKQGLFQEGWDKLYKDIIEWRSVEFGGKVVSVDPKNRVVKTEDEEVKADVLNYIPDQKAGKLAFDSGLTQGDWCPVNTKTFESKLVKDIYVIGDAAVASPMPKSGFSANSQAKIAALQISRILANQPVVNPPKLANTCYSLVSPTYGISIAAVYEAQEDKITDLKDLGAGGLSPAYADEGIRMQEAEYAVGWYKNQMSDIFK; encoded by the coding sequence ATGATAAATAGAAGAAGTTTTAATAAAATACTTTTAGGAACAACAGCTTTATCTTTAGCTGCTTGTACAGGTATAACTGAAGTTTCTCTACCAGCAAATAAAAAAAGAGTTGTAATTGTTGGTGGTGGTTTTGGTGGTGCTACTGCTGCTAAATATATAAAAAGATTTAGTCCTGATACAGAAATTATATTAATAGAGCAAAATAAAGAGTATTTTACTTGTCCATTTAGTAATACTGTAATCGCAGGTATGAATAAAATTGATTATATTAAACACGACTATAAAACTTTAGAAAAAAAATACAATATTATTGTAATGCATGAAAAAGTAAAAAAAGTTGATGGTGCTACAAATACAGTTATTTTAGAAAATGGAAAAGTAATTCCATATACAAAAGCTATTGTTGCTCCTGGAATTGATTTTAAATATGAAAAAGGATATGTTGAAGGTTCTGAAAAATATGCACCTCATGCATATAAAGCAGGAGAACAAACTGTTCTTTTAACAGAACAACTTCATAGTATGAAAGATGGTGGAACTTTTGTAATGGTTGCTCCACAAAATCCATTTAGATGTCCTCCTGGACCATATGAAAGAATTTCATTAGTTGCTCATTATTTAAAAGAAAATAAACCTAATTCTAAAATTATAATTTTAGACCAAAAAAATAAATTCTCAAAACAAGGATTATTCCAAGAAGGTTGGGATAAACTTTATAAAGATATTATTGAGTGGAGAAGTGTTGAATTTGGTGGTAAAGTAGTATCTGTTGATCCAAAAAATAGAGTTGTAAAAACAGAAGATGAAGAAGTAAAAGCAGATGTGTTAAACTACATCCCAGATCAAAAAGCTGGAAAATTAGCATTTGATTCAGGATTAACACAAGGTGATTGGTGTCCAGTAAATACAAAAACATTTGAATCTAAACTTGTAAAAGATATTTATGTAATTGGTGATGCAGCTGTTGCTTCTCCTATGCCAAAATCTGGATTCTCTGCAAATTCTCAAGCTAAAATCGCTGCTTTACAAATTTCAAGAATTTTAGCAAATCAACCGGTTGTAAATCCTCCAAAACTTGCTAATACTTGTTATAGTTTAGTTTCTCCTACTTATGGAATCTCTATTGCTGCTGTTTATGAAGCACAAGAAGATAAAATAACTGATTTAAAAGATTTAGGTGCTGGAGGATTAAGTCCTGCTTATGCTGATGAAGGTATTAGAATGCAAGAGGCTGAATATGCAGTTGGTTGG